A window from Hoeflea sp. IMCC20628 encodes these proteins:
- a CDS encoding cupin domain-containing protein, giving the protein MAYEARKFRRVVTGHDANGVAKVIRDDTASCILQRPTRPGVTLTNFWQHSQSPAPMESHDDPVEGPLVLHPPKNGAVFRVVQFDPEDPDVIANIDGKKAFAAMGAGANVVENARHPYMHRTDSLDYSIVLQGEVWMLMDEEDVLLKQGDVIVQQGTNHAWANRGTEPCIIMFVLNDAVK; this is encoded by the coding sequence ATGGCATATGAAGCGAGGAAATTCCGGCGTGTGGTCACCGGGCATGATGCCAACGGCGTCGCGAAGGTCATCCGGGACGATACAGCCTCATGCATCTTGCAGCGCCCGACCCGGCCCGGCGTGACGCTGACAAATTTCTGGCAGCACAGCCAGTCTCCGGCGCCGATGGAAAGCCATGACGATCCTGTCGAAGGCCCATTGGTTTTGCACCCGCCAAAGAATGGCGCGGTTTTCCGCGTGGTGCAATTTGATCCCGAAGACCCCGATGTCATCGCCAACATTGATGGCAAGAAAGCTTTTGCTGCGATGGGGGCCGGTGCCAATGTGGTCGAAAACGCCCGCCACCCCTATATGCACCGCACGGATTCGCTGGATTATTCCATCGTGCTGCAAGGCGAAGTCTGGATGCTGATGGATGAAGAAGACGTGCTGCTGAAGCAGGGCGATGTGATCGTCCAGCAGGGCACCAACCATGCCTGGGCCAACCGTGGCACCGAACCCTGCATCATCATGTTCGTTCTCAACGATGCGGTGAAATAA
- a CDS encoding OsmC family protein: MEIRPKMTVKLRMAAKCPSHSLSELSTRDVSFVIDEPLERGGTNMGPTPTDTVIAALVGCTNTIGSKCAASLGIDAGHFHISAVCDFDRRGVTLMEEVDVPFTKIILTVEADGSASEADLQRLAEEVAKYCPVSKLFRQAGTQIEEIWKKKSV, translated from the coding sequence ATGGAAATCAGGCCGAAAATGACGGTGAAACTCAGGATGGCGGCCAAATGTCCGTCGCATTCGCTGTCGGAGCTGAGCACACGTGATGTTTCGTTTGTCATTGATGAGCCATTGGAGCGCGGTGGCACCAATATGGGGCCGACGCCGACCGATACCGTGATTGCTGCACTCGTTGGCTGCACCAACACGATAGGAAGCAAATGCGCGGCCAGCCTGGGCATTGATGCCGGCCATTTCCATATTTCTGCAGTGTGTGATTTTGACAGGCGGGGGGTGACGTTGATGGAGGAGGTCGACGTTCCCTTTACCAAGATCATACTGACCGTGGAGGCAGACGGTTCAGCCAGTGAAGCCGACCTGCAGCGTCTGGCTGAGGAAGTCGCCAAATATTGTCCGGTTTCGAAACTGTTCAGGCAAGCGGGCACTCAAATCGAGGAAATCTGGAAGAAGAAATCCGTCTGA
- a CDS encoding TAXI family TRAP transporter solute-binding subunit: MKYKSLIVSIAVGATLAFSAITANAAELRLGTASQGGAFYPVGQAISTLVSKHAGDGITMVPIVTEGSVQNPRLLGSGEVDAGITNNNLAVLANKNIGPYKDAGLDLRAIGTLHPSILHMMVLDNSDIKSIADLKGKRVAVGPAGGGTIPFLNAILALEGLTSDDITPSFVSYEDGFSQLSDGIVDASFALSGFPAGAVMQAKASAKLRFLNLSEAQLAALKEKTPAYGSFTVDPDVYDTDEAGLVVGVSNVLVVNASMDEDTAYRIAKAVYGNMDEFRTENALAKQIDPALSMQLAIPLHAGAERFFKE; the protein is encoded by the coding sequence ATGAAGTATAAATCCCTTATTGTGTCGATCGCCGTTGGCGCGACGCTCGCGTTTTCAGCGATAACGGCCAATGCCGCTGAACTGCGCCTGGGAACGGCAAGCCAGGGTGGTGCGTTCTATCCTGTTGGCCAGGCCATTTCTACGCTGGTTTCAAAACATGCAGGCGACGGCATCACCATGGTTCCGATCGTCACCGAAGGCTCGGTCCAGAACCCGCGCCTTCTGGGTTCAGGCGAGGTTGATGCTGGTATTACCAACAATAATCTGGCCGTCCTCGCCAACAAGAATATCGGTCCCTACAAGGATGCCGGTCTCGATCTGCGCGCCATCGGAACGTTGCATCCCAGTATTCTGCACATGATGGTACTGGATAATTCCGACATCAAGTCGATTGCCGATCTCAAGGGCAAGCGTGTGGCGGTTGGTCCTGCCGGCGGCGGCACAATCCCGTTCCTTAACGCAATCCTTGCACTTGAAGGGCTGACCAGTGATGACATCACGCCAAGCTTTGTGTCCTATGAAGACGGTTTTAGCCAATTGTCCGATGGCATCGTTGACGCCTCATTCGCGCTTTCAGGTTTCCCCGCCGGTGCAGTGATGCAGGCAAAAGCCTCGGCCAAATTGCGGTTTCTCAATCTGTCGGAAGCTCAACTGGCCGCATTAAAAGAAAAGACCCCTGCCTATGGTTCGTTCACCGTAGATCCAGATGTCTACGATACCGATGAGGCCGGATTGGTTGTGGGCGTGTCAAACGTGCTGGTGGTCAACGCCAGCATGGATGAAGACACCGCTTACAGGATCGCCAAGGCGGTCTACGGCAACATGGATGAATTTCGCACGGAAAATGCCTTGGCCAAGCAGATTGATCCAGCCTTGTCGATGCAGCTGGCTATCCCGCTTCACGCCGGTGCCGAGCGCTTTTTCAAAGAGTAG
- a CDS encoding MFS transporter — translation MTQNHTTMADDLPDPKGEGLRAHLAFAMVLVATCAVALESMAVTVALPAIAREFDVSAASATWVMGMSQFIIVALLLPMASLADTIGYRRLYLSALLVFSLATVACIAAPSFNALVVARAFQSIGTAGSMSVGFAMARTIYADKSLGRSIGFLATTVALASSGGPAISGVLLEYSGWRAVFGLMLFFSTVAYVGGLLLLPANRPSGRRFNLKSSVLVALTLSCLLFVLNGLANDWARWSLALAGLASAVGFMVLGRTSKGRVGAVFPLDLLALPVFSLSIIASICVFAAQSLGFVLLPFYLLNDAGLSPMKMAAVLSIWPLTTALLAPFLGWISDSIPAGPVGAAGLGIYACGFFLLAAMPVDASATGIALRLALCGIGFAVFQTPNNRLVMLSAPRERSGAASAMISLARQFGRASGTAIAAFALATSSISGVLVVLNIAGVLALVGAVASMGRAVAIRAR, via the coding sequence ATGACGCAGAACCACACAACCATGGCAGATGACTTGCCAGACCCGAAAGGGGAGGGACTACGCGCGCACCTTGCCTTTGCAATGGTTCTGGTGGCGACCTGCGCGGTTGCCCTGGAAAGCATGGCGGTCACTGTCGCCTTGCCTGCCATTGCACGTGAGTTTGACGTGTCGGCTGCTTCTGCGACATGGGTCATGGGCATGTCGCAATTCATCATCGTGGCGCTGCTGCTGCCCATGGCATCGCTGGCCGATACGATCGGCTATCGGCGCCTCTATCTGTCTGCCCTGCTGGTGTTTTCACTCGCCACGGTGGCCTGCATCGCCGCACCAAGCTTCAACGCGCTTGTGGTTGCGCGGGCTTTCCAGTCGATCGGTACGGCTGGGAGCATGAGCGTGGGTTTCGCGATGGCACGGACGATCTATGCGGATAAATCACTGGGGCGGTCCATCGGTTTTCTTGCCACGACAGTAGCCTTGGCGTCGTCTGGCGGGCCAGCGATATCCGGGGTGCTTCTCGAATACAGTGGGTGGAGAGCAGTGTTTGGTCTCATGCTGTTTTTCAGCACAGTCGCTTATGTTGGGGGACTGCTACTGCTGCCCGCGAACCGGCCTTCCGGCCGCCGTTTCAATCTCAAGAGCTCGGTTCTTGTCGCGTTGACATTGTCATGTCTTCTGTTCGTTTTGAACGGCCTGGCAAATGACTGGGCCCGCTGGTCACTGGCGCTCGCCGGTTTGGCGTCGGCTGTCGGTTTCATGGTTCTAGGTCGTACCTCGAAGGGCAGGGTGGGGGCAGTGTTCCCGCTGGATCTGCTTGCGCTTCCGGTTTTCAGCTTGTCGATCATTGCTTCAATCTGCGTCTTCGCGGCACAGTCACTGGGGTTTGTGCTGCTGCCATTTTACCTTTTGAATGATGCTGGGCTGAGCCCGATGAAAATGGCGGCAGTTTTGAGCATATGGCCGCTGACAACAGCGCTGCTTGCCCCCTTTCTGGGCTGGATTTCGGACAGCATCCCGGCCGGACCGGTGGGAGCGGCAGGGCTTGGCATTTATGCCTGCGGGTTTTTCTTGCTGGCTGCAATGCCCGTTGATGCCAGTGCCACCGGCATTGCGCTAAGGCTGGCCTTGTGCGGCATTGGGTTTGCAGTGTTTCAGACACCCAACAATCGGCTTGTGATGCTGAGTGCGCCGCGGGAACGCAGCGGCGCGGCCAGCGCGATGATCTCGCTGGCGCGCCAATTCGGCCGCGCCTCAGGAACGGCCATAGCGGCATTTGCACTTGCCACAAGTTCAATTTCCGGTGTGCTCGTGGTCCTCAACATTGCAGGCGTCCTGGCACTTGTGGGTGCGGTTGCAAGCATGGGTCGGGCAGTGGCCATCCGGGCCCGTTAA
- a CDS encoding malonic semialdehyde reductase, with the protein MLDQDSLDLILTRARSHYAWTDKPVSEEQLRRIHDIVKMGSTSMNSCPARFVYVRSKEGKEKLAKSLKPANVAKMAGAPVTAIIAYDTEFWRELPKLFPHEDRRPLFAGKLEHSESTAFRNSTLQGAYFMIAARAIGLDIGAMSGFSNAIVDEEFFKGTTLKSNFLCNLGYADEKALFQRLPRFEFEDIFTFA; encoded by the coding sequence ATGCTCGACCAAGACTCCCTTGACCTCATCCTGACACGGGCCCGCTCTCATTATGCCTGGACGGACAAGCCTGTTTCTGAAGAGCAACTCCGACGCATTCATGACATTGTAAAAATGGGGTCGACCAGCATGAATTCATGCCCGGCCCGGTTTGTTTATGTCCGTTCCAAGGAAGGCAAGGAGAAGCTTGCCAAATCTCTGAAGCCTGCCAACGTTGCCAAGATGGCTGGTGCGCCGGTGACGGCCATCATTGCCTACGACACAGAGTTCTGGCGTGAACTGCCCAAGCTGTTTCCGCACGAAGACCGTCGGCCACTGTTTGCGGGCAAGCTGGAACATAGTGAAAGCACGGCCTTCCGCAATTCAACACTGCAGGGCGCCTATTTCATGATTGCCGCACGCGCGATCGGACTGGATATCGGCGCCATGTCGGGGTTTTCCAACGCCATCGTCGACGAAGAGTTTTTCAAGGGCACGACGCTGAAATCAAATTTTCTCTGCAATCTCGGCTATGCTGATGAGAAGGCGCTTTTCCAGCGGCTGCCTCGCTTTGAATTTGAAGATATCTTCACATTTGCGTAA
- a CDS encoding sulfite exporter TauE/SafE family protein encodes MILGGMLKGATGAGIPVIAVPVIAAVYDVKIAVAVMVLPNLISNLWQIYKFRAHPTDMRFCWQLAVFGAIGAGIGTVALAELPSSFLSLCMAGIIIAYILLRALKPSVQLSMASARKAVAVVAMLGGILQGAVGVSAPVAVTFLNAMKLARPAFIFTISIFFISMAFVQIPTQIYYGLLTRDVATLGLLAAIPLFAALPVGDWIGRRISPRVFDMLILTFLAILAIRLIYVEMS; translated from the coding sequence ATGATCCTCGGTGGCATGTTGAAAGGCGCGACCGGTGCCGGGATTCCTGTCATTGCCGTACCAGTCATTGCCGCTGTATACGATGTCAAGATCGCGGTCGCAGTCATGGTTCTGCCAAATCTGATTTCCAACCTATGGCAGATTTACAAATTCCGCGCCCATCCGACGGATATGCGTTTCTGCTGGCAACTGGCGGTGTTTGGAGCGATCGGTGCGGGCATCGGTACCGTTGCACTGGCTGAATTGCCATCCAGCTTTTTGAGCCTTTGCATGGCTGGAATTATCATTGCCTATATTCTGCTTCGTGCGCTCAAACCGAGCGTTCAGCTTTCCATGGCAAGTGCCAGGAAAGCGGTTGCAGTGGTCGCGATGCTTGGCGGCATCTTGCAAGGCGCCGTTGGAGTTTCGGCGCCGGTGGCTGTCACGTTTCTCAATGCCATGAAACTGGCTCGGCCGGCTTTTATCTTCACGATTTCGATTTTCTTTATATCCATGGCATTTGTGCAGATCCCGACACAAATTTATTACGGTCTCCTGACGCGAGATGTTGCGACGCTTGGCCTTCTTGCCGCCATTCCACTGTTTGCCGCACTCCCTGTTGGAGATTGGATTGGCCGGCGCATCAGCCCGAGAGTATTCGACATGCTGATTCTGACATTTCTCGCCATCCTTGCGATCCGCTTGATCTATGTAGAAATGTCATGA
- a CDS encoding ABC transporter ATP-binding protein encodes MIGIDNLHVRFNSDKGQVHAVRGVSINVAPGEFYTLLGPSGCGKTTTLRCLAGLERPSGGSITIGDVLVHDTDKDISIPTYRRDIGMVFQSYAIWPHLTVFENVAFPLREMRPKLAESEIERRVKNALELVQLSGYETRPAPFLSGGQQQRLALARAIVREASVVLFDEPLSNLDAKLRAETRLELRRLVKRLGMTALYVTHDQTEALTMADRVAVMRDGQIAQEATPVEIYKRPVSQFVASFIGQCNFAKATIRALPTGDALGHIDTEWGALAFSDGRGRAAGDDVTIAVRPENVRLADDHTQAGVPRITGEVSEIVFLGEALECRINLGDSNLITRMHPSSAVVAGDKVDVVIRPDDVAILAA; translated from the coding sequence ATGATTGGCATCGACAACCTTCATGTTCGCTTCAACTCCGACAAGGGGCAGGTTCACGCGGTTCGCGGTGTCAGCATCAATGTCGCACCTGGTGAATTCTACACTCTTCTGGGGCCCAGCGGCTGCGGCAAAACCACGACGCTCCGGTGTCTGGCAGGCCTCGAAAGACCGTCGGGCGGCAGCATTACCATCGGCGACGTTCTGGTCCACGATACCGACAAGGATATCTCGATCCCGACCTATCGCCGCGATATAGGGATGGTGTTTCAATCCTATGCAATCTGGCCCCATCTGACTGTCTTTGAGAACGTGGCGTTTCCCTTGCGCGAAATGCGGCCGAAGCTGGCGGAAAGCGAGATTGAACGTCGCGTCAAGAACGCGCTCGAGCTTGTTCAGTTGAGCGGTTATGAGACGCGTCCGGCGCCCTTCCTGAGTGGGGGGCAACAACAACGGCTTGCGCTGGCGCGCGCCATCGTCCGCGAGGCGTCCGTAGTGCTGTTTGACGAACCGCTTTCAAACCTTGATGCCAAGCTGCGGGCCGAAACGCGGCTGGAGCTTCGCCGGCTGGTAAAACGGCTGGGCATGACCGCACTCTATGTCACCCATGATCAGACCGAAGCCCTGACCATGGCAGACCGTGTTGCGGTGATGCGCGATGGACAAATCGCCCAGGAAGCAACGCCGGTCGAAATTTACAAACGTCCGGTCTCTCAATTCGTCGCCAGCTTCATCGGGCAGTGCAATTTTGCCAAGGCCACCATCCGCGCGCTCCCGACTGGTGACGCGCTCGGGCACATTGATACGGAATGGGGGGCGCTGGCATTTTCGGATGGGAGAGGGCGCGCGGCGGGAGATGACGTCACCATCGCGGTTCGGCCCGAAAACGTACGGCTTGCCGACGATCACACCCAGGCTGGCGTGCCGCGGATCACGGGTGAGGTGTCGGAAATCGTGTTTCTTGGCGAAGCACTTGAATGCCGGATCAATCTCGGTGACTCCAATTTGATCACGCGGATGCACCCAAGCAGTGCCGTCGTGGCCGGCGATAAGGTGGACGTTGTTATAAGACCCGACGACGTAGCAATTCTTGCGGCCTGA
- a CDS encoding VOC family protein: protein MGSDFLISGLRSVELEVPDLARSAAFYMDVWGLVEAERADGHIYLRCEGEDAYAVRLNEASVPAILSYTLRAADGTDLAALRARAIAAGGVADGDIAPMLEAGGGTGFSLRDTVGRKLRVVQGDTRLDPFNSGQSRPDRLSHININTTDLERDIAFYELGFGFRVTDRSKMMGFVRTNSDHHTVVLAKAPVDTLNHIAFNHPTWEDVMKASGRMVDADYPMGWGPGRHGPGDNVFAYFVDPAGFVVEHTAEVLQVDDTYRVGGPEDWVWPAGRTDHWGVAPPKSGACKAAQLAIGFK, encoded by the coding sequence ATGGGCAGTGATTTTCTGATAAGCGGTTTGCGAAGCGTCGAGCTGGAAGTGCCGGATCTTGCCAGATCGGCAGCGTTCTACATGGATGTCTGGGGCCTGGTCGAAGCAGAGCGCGCGGACGGCCATATCTATCTGCGCTGCGAAGGCGAGGATGCCTATGCTGTTCGGCTGAATGAAGCCAGCGTACCGGCCATCCTTTCCTATACGCTCCGGGCGGCTGACGGCACCGACCTGGCGGCCTTGCGCGCGCGTGCAATTGCTGCAGGCGGGGTGGCGGACGGAGACATTGCTCCGATGTTGGAGGCGGGCGGCGGAACAGGCTTTTCCCTGCGCGACACAGTTGGGCGGAAGCTGCGCGTCGTGCAGGGTGATACACGGCTTGACCCATTCAACTCCGGTCAAAGCCGCCCCGACCGCCTGTCGCATATCAATATCAACACAACCGATCTGGAGCGCGATATCGCTTTTTATGAGCTTGGCTTCGGGTTCAGGGTCACCGACCGTAGCAAGATGATGGGCTTTGTCCGCACCAACAGCGATCACCATACCGTCGTTCTGGCGAAAGCTCCCGTTGATACGCTCAATCATATTGCTTTCAATCACCCGACCTGGGAGGACGTGATGAAGGCTTCGGGTCGGATGGTGGATGCGGATTATCCGATGGGTTGGGGGCCGGGCAGACACGGTCCGGGCGACAATGTATTTGCCTATTTCGTCGACCCTGCAGGGTTTGTGGTCGAGCACACAGCCGAAGTGCTGCAGGTCGACGACACCTACCGCGTCGGTGGCCCCGAGGACTGGGTCTGGCCGGCTGGACGAACGGATCATTGGGGGGTCGCCCCGCCAAAATCCGGGGCATGCAAAGCGGCACAGCTTGCAATCGGGTTCAAATAG
- a CDS encoding glutathione S-transferase family protein has product MKEKLEMLKLYNGVTSVCSVKVRIGLAEIGLDYEDQRLDIQKGDQFDPDYMKLNPAAVVPTLIDDGLVLVESSLILEYLDQTYNQNRLMPVDRAKAVAARHWLLRCLAIHAAVNTLTHSTVNRKRHLASKTPQEIEAMIARKPDPVSQMKRKDLYANGLKSPYVSQALMHLRSAFADMGKVLSEGDWVTGPEFGIADIALISYIDRLERLGFRGLWLDTEPRVADWLASMQSRQSYQVEVQSKIPAQMAEAQLRDGSEFWSELEDRWRASA; this is encoded by the coding sequence ATGAAGGAGAAGTTGGAAATGTTGAAATTATATAACGGTGTCACCAGTGTGTGCTCTGTCAAGGTCCGGATAGGGCTTGCGGAAATTGGATTGGACTATGAGGATCAACGGCTTGATATACAAAAGGGCGACCAGTTTGACCCCGACTATATGAAGCTCAATCCGGCGGCTGTCGTTCCGACGTTGATCGATGACGGGCTTGTTCTGGTTGAATCAAGCCTGATCCTTGAGTATCTCGACCAGACCTACAATCAGAACCGGCTGATGCCGGTTGATCGTGCCAAGGCAGTTGCGGCGCGTCATTGGCTTCTGCGCTGTCTCGCCATTCATGCCGCCGTCAACACGCTCACCCACTCTACGGTCAATCGCAAACGACACCTTGCGAGCAAAACCCCGCAGGAAATCGAAGCGATGATCGCCCGGAAGCCAGATCCGGTTTCGCAGATGAAACGCAAGGACCTCTACGCCAATGGGTTGAAATCCCCCTACGTGTCTCAGGCTCTCATGCATTTGCGTAGCGCCTTTGCGGATATGGGCAAGGTGCTCTCCGAAGGCGATTGGGTCACTGGCCCCGAATTCGGAATCGCCGATATCGCGCTCATCTCCTATATCGACCGGCTCGAACGCCTCGGCTTTAGAGGGCTCTGGCTCGACACTGAACCGCGCGTCGCCGACTGGTTGGCCAGCATGCAATCCCGCCAGAGCTATCAGGTGGAAGTCCAGAGCAAGATACCAGCGCAGATGGCCGAAGCGCAACTCCGGGATGGATCCGAGTTCTGGAGCGAATTGGAAGACCGCTGGCGTGCGTCGGCTTGA
- a CDS encoding fumarylacetoacetate hydrolase family protein: protein MRYVSFEVDGRASWGRVDGNEIIDLGAQPDAPEDLKAAITAGKLDMVGDSPRRARASVRLLPVVPNPSKIFCVGHNYESHRVETGRDKTKHPSIFIRFADTLIGADDAIVRPAVSTSLDFEGELAVVIGKGGRNISESEAMSHVAGVACFNDASLRDWQWHTNQFTPGKNFPGTAPFGPELVTLDEIADLDKVQVISVLNGQVMQSATLDHMLFPIPLIIAYISTFTPLSPGDVIATGTPGGVGAKRNPPVWMKAGDTIEVRISGVGTLVSQIVDEA from the coding sequence ATGCGTTATGTAAGTTTTGAAGTGGATGGGCGCGCATCCTGGGGGCGCGTGGATGGAAACGAAATCATCGATCTTGGCGCGCAGCCGGACGCACCGGAAGATCTGAAGGCCGCGATCACAGCGGGAAAGCTCGACATGGTGGGCGATTCACCCCGACGCGCACGCGCTTCTGTCCGGTTGCTGCCGGTCGTGCCCAACCCGTCAAAGATATTCTGCGTTGGCCATAATTACGAATCCCACCGGGTTGAGACCGGACGTGACAAGACCAAGCATCCCTCGATCTTCATCCGTTTTGCCGACACATTGATTGGTGCGGACGATGCCATTGTGCGACCCGCCGTATCCACAAGTCTGGACTTTGAGGGTGAACTGGCGGTGGTGATCGGCAAGGGCGGGCGCAATATCAGTGAATCCGAAGCCATGAGTCACGTTGCTGGCGTGGCCTGTTTCAATGATGCCTCGCTGCGCGATTGGCAGTGGCATACCAACCAGTTTACACCGGGCAAGAACTTTCCCGGCACAGCTCCCTTTGGCCCGGAACTGGTGACGCTTGACGAGATCGCCGACCTTGACAAAGTTCAGGTAATTTCGGTGCTCAATGGCCAGGTCATGCAGAGCGCAACGCTCGATCACATGTTGTTTCCCATTCCGTTGATCATTGCCTACATCTCCACGTTCACGCCGTTGTCGCCGGGCGATGTCATCGCCACCGGCACACCCGGCGGTGTCGGTGCGAAACGCAATCCGCCAGTGTGGATGAAGGCGGGCGACACGATCGAGGTGCGCATATCCGGAGTGGGAACGCTGGTCAGCCAGATAGTCGATGAGGCCTGA
- a CDS encoding YciI family protein, with protein sequence MTVPTWNEYQTIAQGRGALAFELFIVESKANATPEEMQKILPRHLAYQKEMEAAGKLFLAGPVSDDTGTAMSGGGLIIYRAADIGEARTLADNDPMHKEGGRTFSVRAWLVNEGALNFQLRLSEQRSILG encoded by the coding sequence ATGACTGTGCCAACTTGGAATGAATATCAGACAATCGCGCAGGGACGTGGCGCACTGGCTTTTGAATTGTTCATCGTGGAATCGAAGGCCAATGCAACACCCGAAGAGATGCAGAAAATCCTGCCTCGACACCTTGCCTACCAAAAAGAGATGGAAGCTGCTGGAAAGCTGTTTTTGGCCGGACCGGTTTCGGATGATACCGGCACCGCCATGAGCGGTGGAGGCCTCATCATTTATCGTGCCGCAGACATAGGCGAGGCGCGCACTCTTGCCGACAATGATCCAATGCACAAAGAAGGCGGCCGGACGTTCAGCGTTCGCGCATGGTTGGTGAATGAGGGAGCTTTGAATTTCCAGCTCAGGCTTTCGGAACAGCGAAGCATTCTTGGCTGA
- a CDS encoding TRAP transporter fused permease subunit, with translation MKNPVDKFFKYGAVAFAFVIGLFHLLNVSGIVVLSTREIRVFHLVMMLVLLFMVTPLARQFKDAAWEKLLRLVLIAITIGAGVYLLSRWKDIAMSGGATVPMDATVGIIVILLVLEAARRGAGLALAILCTFFFTYPFFSEYLPGPLASRGYSLTRIAEYMTTTSNGIFGVPIGVSSTYIILFSMYGAFLSSFGAGDFFFRVANRLTRGTRAAGAKTAVIFSTLLGMISGSAAGNVAVTGTLTIPMMKKEGYQAHQAGAIEAVVSTGGQIMPPVMGAAAFIMAEIVGVPYSTVMGAALIPAFLFFSSMFFVVHLQAHKNNIVPFEQPVEDDESIWLILLKGGQYLIPFVTLIVMMVYGYSPFMASFYSILLLLACDVIWNRSITLDTFRKIGTAIVEGAISVVPIAIACAAAGIIAGTLGITGLGSKISSLIIDASMGYTLLALILTMFTALILGMGLPTTAAYLILATVVAPALAKMGVPILTAHMFVFFFGCVSTITPPVALASYVAAGIAKADINKVGWTAFGYGITCFVLPYMFFYGPALMLQGTPIEIGMAVISGLVGVFCVAAGVVGYFRLPLVVWQRAVIFCSGIALMDQGIESNLLGLAGIAVVWVTGSMALKRAPIKF, from the coding sequence ATGAAAAATCCGGTCGATAAGTTCTTCAAATACGGTGCGGTGGCCTTTGCATTTGTGATCGGGCTTTTCCACCTGCTCAATGTGTCGGGTATCGTGGTTCTGTCGACGCGTGAAATTCGCGTTTTTCACCTGGTCATGATGCTGGTGCTGCTTTTCATGGTCACGCCGCTTGCCAGGCAGTTCAAGGATGCAGCCTGGGAGAAGCTGCTCCGGCTCGTGCTGATTGCAATCACCATCGGGGCTGGTGTTTATCTCCTGTCGCGCTGGAAAGACATTGCCATGTCCGGCGGCGCGACAGTGCCGATGGACGCGACTGTTGGCATCATCGTCATATTGCTGGTGCTGGAAGCGGCGCGGCGTGGAGCAGGGTTGGCGCTCGCAATCTTGTGCACGTTCTTCTTCACCTATCCGTTTTTCTCTGAATATCTCCCGGGGCCGCTTGCCAGTCGTGGCTACAGCCTGACCCGTATTGCCGAATATATGACCACCACATCCAATGGAATTTTCGGCGTGCCGATCGGTGTGTCGTCGACCTACATCATTCTGTTTTCGATGTATGGAGCTTTTCTGAGCTCGTTTGGCGCGGGGGATTTCTTCTTCCGTGTTGCCAACCGTCTGACCCGTGGAACACGCGCGGCGGGCGCGAAAACGGCGGTCATTTTCTCCACTTTGCTCGGCATGATCTCAGGCTCGGCAGCCGGCAATGTCGCCGTCACCGGGACCCTGACAATTCCGATGATGAAGAAGGAAGGCTACCAGGCCCATCAGGCCGGTGCGATTGAAGCAGTGGTTTCGACCGGCGGCCAGATCATGCCCCCCGTGATGGGCGCTGCCGCATTCATCATGGCGGAAATTGTCGGGGTTCCCTATTCGACAGTTATGGGCGCAGCACTCATTCCCGCCTTCCTGTTCTTCAGTTCGATGTTTTTCGTCGTCCATCTTCAGGCACACAAGAACAACATCGTCCCGTTTGAACAGCCGGTGGAGGACGATGAATCCATCTGGTTGATCCTTCTCAAGGGCGGGCAATACCTTATTCCCTTCGTCACGCTGATCGTGATGATGGTCTATGGCTATTCGCCTTTCATGGCCTCGTTTTATTCGATCCTGCTGCTTCTTGCCTGCGACGTCATCTGGAACCGCAGCATTACGCTCGACACGTTTCGCAAGATCGGGACTGCCATTGTCGAAGGCGCAATAAGCGTCGTCCCGATTGCGATTGCCTGCGCCGCCGCCGGCATCATCGCAGGTACGCTGGGCATTACCGGTTTGGGGTCGAAAATTTCGAGCCTCATCATTGATGCGTCGATGGGCTATACGCTGCTCGCGCTGATCCTGACGATGTTCACCGCTCTCATCCTGGGCATGGGCCTGCCCACTACGGCGGCCTATCTCATTCTTGCAACCGTTGTCGCACCGGCACTGGCGAAGATGGGCGTTCCTATCCTGACCGCGCATATGTTTGTGTTCTTCTTCGGCTGCGTTTCAACGATTACGCCGCCAGTTGCGCTCGCCTCCTATGTGGCTGCAGGCATCGCCAAGGCGGACATCAACAAGGTCGGCTGGACGGCATTTGGTTACGGCATCACATGCTTTGTCCTGCCTTACATGTTCTTTTATGGCCCGGCTTTGATGTTGCAGGGTACACCGATTGAAATCGGTATGGCCGTCATAAGCGGGCTGGTCGGCGTGTTTTGTGTGGCCGCAGGCGTGGTGGGTTATTTCAGATTGCCACTCGTCGTCTGGCAACGGGCGGTCATCTTCTGCTCCGGTATTGCGCTGATGGATCAGGGGATTGAGTCCAACCTGTTGGGCCTCGCAGGTATCGCTGTTGTTTGGGTCACCGGATCGATGGCCCTTAAGCGTGCACCGATAAAGTTTTGA